In Candidatus Eremiobacteraceae bacterium, a genomic segment contains:
- a CDS encoding glycosyltransferase: MPSDRLTIGMFADSYLPEINGVVTSLVSSTRELRRRGHRVIVIAPSHESAVDDDPDVFRLRSSPFPFYPQFRMAFPLPAKLLATLPRMPFDVIHVHSMFFIGCLGAYLAQVRRMPLVFTYHTLWTEYAHYVPVDPGFTRSQAVWVSREFCNRATRVIAPTHGIRELLATYGVDRSVVVLPSGVDVSVFELSVADAPRIRAGGGPIALFVGRLGKEKNVDLVLDAFDVAARRIPDLRLIVVGSGPHEEALRRHANGLASSPRIRFTGALDQRELGAYYAAADAFIFASTTETQGLVLLEAMTHGVPVAAVDCPVSREVVAGESGLLAPERAGELGDALVALVRAGEDERARRIASAKNVARPYSLEALTDKLEEQYAQVCAPSSAAL, from the coding sequence TTGCCGAGCGACCGCCTCACGATCGGCATGTTCGCCGACTCGTACCTGCCAGAGATCAACGGCGTCGTCACCTCGCTGGTGAGCTCGACGCGCGAGCTGCGCCGCCGCGGCCATCGCGTGATCGTCATCGCGCCGTCGCACGAAAGCGCGGTCGACGACGATCCGGACGTGTTCCGCCTGCGATCGTCGCCCTTCCCCTTCTATCCGCAGTTCCGCATGGCGTTTCCGCTGCCGGCCAAACTGCTCGCGACGCTGCCGCGCATGCCGTTCGACGTGATCCACGTGCACTCGATGTTCTTCATCGGCTGCCTGGGCGCGTATCTGGCGCAGGTCCGCCGCATGCCGCTGGTCTTCACCTATCACACGCTGTGGACCGAGTACGCGCACTACGTGCCCGTCGATCCCGGCTTCACGCGCTCGCAAGCCGTCTGGGTGTCGCGCGAGTTCTGCAACCGCGCCACGCGCGTCATCGCGCCGACGCATGGGATACGCGAACTGCTGGCGACCTACGGCGTCGATCGCTCGGTGGTCGTGCTGCCCAGCGGCGTCGACGTCTCCGTGTTCGAGTTGAGCGTCGCGGACGCGCCGCGCATCCGCGCCGGCGGCGGGCCGATCGCGCTGTTCGTCGGCCGGCTCGGCAAGGAGAAGAACGTCGATCTGGTGCTCGACGCCTTTGACGTCGCAGCGCGGCGTATCCCCGACCTGCGGCTCATCGTCGTGGGTTCCGGCCCGCATGAAGAAGCGCTGCGCCGCCATGCGAACGGGCTGGCGTCGTCGCCGCGCATCCGCTTCACCGGCGCGCTCGACCAGCGCGAGCTGGGAGCCTATTACGCGGCAGCCGATGCGTTCATCTTCGCGTCGACGACCGAGACCCAGGGTTTGGTGCTGCTCGAAGCGATGACGCACGGCGTGCCGGTGGCCGCGGTCGATTGTCCGGTGTCGCGCGAAGTGGTCGCGGGCGAGTCCGGGCTGCTGGCGCCCGAGCGCGCCGGCGAGCTCGGTGACGCGCTGGTCGCACTGGTGCGCGCCGGCGAAGACGAACGCGCGCGACGCATCGCGTCGGCCAAGAACGTCGCGCGGCCGTATTCGCTCGAAGCGCTCACCGACAAGCTCGAGGAGCAATACGCACAGGTGTGCGCGCCCTCGTCAGCGGCGCTCTGA
- a CDS encoding RNA-binding S4 domain-containing protein, with translation MRLDKFLKVSRLAKRRTEAKEALDAGRIELDGRAVKPSHPVKVGDELLIHYASRDLRVRVLSLPERPGARVKPESLYSVLEERRTA, from the coding sequence ATGAGACTGGACAAGTTCCTTAAGGTCTCGCGCCTGGCCAAGCGCCGCACCGAGGCCAAGGAGGCGCTCGACGCGGGCCGCATCGAGCTGGACGGGCGAGCGGTAAAACCGTCGCATCCGGTGAAGGTGGGAGACGAACTGCTCATCCACTACGCGTCGCGCGACCTCCGCGTCCGCGTGCTGTCGTTGCCGGAGCGGCCCGGTGCGCGCGTGAAACCCGAATCGCTGTATAGCGTGCTCGAAGAACGCCGAACGGCGTAG
- the mazG gene encoding nucleoside triphosphate pyrophosphohydrolase, which yields MPTLAIVGLGPSDSSLLTLGALERLQAAPRTAVCAAPASVSEFLRSKGVNVERAPFEGAALLRGVPAAVEALVAFARGGDAALGVPGHPMLDFPGLPHVLRALEDAKIDVELVPGMPRASLQAATAAPLLPLPPVAVHHSWEELVEIMTRLRACCPWDREQTHQTLLPYLIEEAHEVVEAVDEADPKKLCGELGDLLLQIVFHSQIAAEKGQFSVADVIDALADKMIRRHPHVFGDASISTSQEQMKSWELIKTTEAGHKHRESLLDGIPKSLPSLLGAQRLQEKAATVNFDWPKTDGVVEKVDEEMRELRSAVKSGERAHVREELGDVFFTLVNLSRRLGVDAEAALRFANVKFRERFAAMERMAGGGATALAGRSLEDLDVLWKRAKDHETGQVP from the coding sequence ATGCCCACGCTAGCCATCGTCGGCCTTGGGCCGAGCGATAGCTCCCTTCTCACGCTGGGCGCGCTCGAGCGCCTGCAAGCCGCCCCGCGAACCGCGGTCTGTGCCGCCCCCGCATCGGTCAGCGAGTTTCTGCGCTCCAAAGGCGTCAACGTCGAGCGCGCGCCGTTCGAAGGCGCGGCGTTGCTGCGCGGCGTGCCCGCCGCCGTCGAGGCGCTCGTCGCGTTCGCGCGCGGCGGCGATGCGGCGCTCGGCGTCCCCGGCCATCCGATGCTGGACTTCCCCGGCCTGCCGCACGTGCTGCGCGCGCTCGAAGATGCCAAGATAGACGTCGAGCTCGTGCCCGGCATGCCGCGCGCCTCGCTCCAAGCGGCCACGGCGGCGCCGCTGCTGCCGCTGCCGCCGGTCGCGGTGCATCATTCATGGGAAGAACTGGTCGAGATCATGACGCGCCTGCGCGCGTGCTGCCCGTGGGATCGCGAACAGACCCATCAGACGCTGCTCCCGTATCTGATCGAAGAGGCGCACGAGGTCGTCGAGGCCGTGGACGAAGCCGATCCCAAAAAGCTGTGCGGTGAGCTCGGCGATCTGCTGCTGCAGATCGTCTTCCATTCGCAGATCGCCGCCGAGAAGGGTCAGTTCAGCGTCGCCGACGTCATCGACGCGCTGGCCGACAAGATGATCCGCCGCCACCCGCACGTGTTCGGCGACGCGAGCATCTCGACGTCGCAGGAGCAGATGAAGTCGTGGGAGCTCATCAAGACGACCGAGGCGGGCCACAAGCATCGCGAATCGCTGCTCGACGGCATCCCCAAGAGCCTGCCCTCGTTGCTCGGTGCGCAGCGGCTGCAGGAAAAAGCCGCGACGGTCAACTTCGATTGGCCCAAGACCGACGGCGTCGTCGAAAAAGTCGACGAGGAGATGCGCGAGCTGCGCAGCGCGGTGAAGAGCGGCGAACGGGCGCACGTCCGCGAGGAGCTCGGCGACGTCTTTTTCACTTTGGTCAATCTCTCGCGCCGCCTAGGCGTCGACGCCGAAGCCGCGCTGCGCTTCGCCAATGTGAAATTCCGCGAGCGCTTCGCCGCGATGGAGCGCATGGCCGGCGGCGGCGCGACCGCGCTGGCCGGGCGCAGCCTCGAAGACCTCGACGTGCTGTGGAAGCGCGCCAAGGACCATGAGACTGGACAAGTTCCTTAA
- a CDS encoding peptidylprolyl isomerase produces the protein MMKSRFATLASLMAAACAVLLMTGCGDQKTVATVNGEKITKGELDAKLEQQGGKNTLAGMVQQDLIFQYAKEHNITATDAEVNDKLTEIESHFPPGQFDTMLKSQGISMDDARKLVRQNILTTKAVDQNITVTDAQVNDYLKQQHLVLGQPAQVQARHILVKSKAQAEMIEAQLKKGADFATLAKQYSIDPGTKDKGGDLGWFGPGQMVPAFQNAAFALKPGQISAPVQTPFGWHVIQVEGVKPLTKEAVIDQIKKQQESLQIQPFMNQLRASAKIEVEDPRYQDLFPSPAPVAPATAAPAPAPATPNK, from the coding sequence ATGATGAAGTCCAGGTTCGCGACGCTCGCATCGCTCATGGCCGCCGCATGCGCGGTGCTGCTCATGACGGGATGCGGCGACCAGAAGACCGTCGCGACGGTCAACGGCGAGAAGATCACCAAAGGTGAGCTCGACGCCAAACTCGAGCAGCAGGGCGGCAAGAACACCCTCGCTGGAATGGTCCAGCAAGACCTTATCTTCCAGTACGCCAAAGAGCACAACATCACCGCGACCGATGCCGAAGTGAACGACAAGCTCACCGAGATCGAATCGCATTTCCCGCCCGGCCAGTTCGACACGATGTTGAAGTCGCAAGGCATCAGCATGGACGACGCGCGCAAGCTCGTGCGCCAGAACATCCTGACGACCAAAGCGGTCGACCAGAACATCACCGTCACCGATGCGCAGGTCAACGATTATCTCAAGCAGCAGCACCTGGTGCTCGGGCAGCCGGCACAGGTGCAGGCGCGCCACATCCTCGTCAAGAGCAAGGCGCAAGCGGAAATGATCGAGGCGCAGCTCAAGAAGGGCGCCGATTTCGCGACGCTCGCCAAGCAGTACTCGATCGATCCTGGCACCAAGGACAAGGGCGGCGACCTCGGTTGGTTCGGCCCGGGCCAGATGGTGCCGGCGTTCCAGAACGCGGCGTTCGCGCTCAAGCCCGGCCAGATCAGCGCGCCGGTGCAGACGCCGTTCGGCTGGCACGTCATCCAGGTCGAGGGGGTCAAGCCGCTGACCAAAGAAGCGGTGATCGACCAGATCAAGAAACAGCAAGAATCGCTGCAGATCCAGCCGTTCATGAACCAGTTGCGGGCCAGCGCGAAGATCGAGGTCGAGGACCCGCGCTACCAGGATCTGTTCCCGTCGCCGGCTCCGGTGGCGCCCGCGACCGCCGCGCCGGCACCGGCTCCAGCGACGCCGAACAAGTAG
- the mfd gene encoding transcription-repair coupling factor, with amino-acid sequence MAASLGPLIPRIVSNASDALARAEQAVGARAAVDVTETTAAARPALAAALWRSLGGCLIVWSATPDAADRFANDASFYLEDAGDVVHVLRPRDRAVGGLFNPTERSARIETLSGLAAGRPGIYCVSHASIRQPLPSPDRWRDASFAMRTRDDYEWEPLLARLVELGYDRVDIVSAVGEFTVRGGLIDVFAATADRPVRLEFFGDVLESIREFSLSDQRSIDSIDEITIAPWNEDALANDGAFIGEYAPSAPFMVDDAELIVAIDHGFAAERDDGTIAAADSESPETRSAASKAGASAPARAEAAEPERENILKLSGVPGAEAAGAPPELSPFALDDIAARLTKRAVVTFATAGPRVTRQADVTVALPSVPAPIFNRSMERFVTDVRARVAAGELIAIASVGHRRIREVLDEHDVAVAPPPKSWKRGDGGRVVIAEGAIDAGFEMTSLGVVVLGDAELFGHAARRQKIKAVKEGVPITEADLKAGEYFVHANHGIGQYLGLEHIVVNEVGRDFMALKYAGADRLYVPVEMMHLVRRYVAGDGSPPALSKMGGSDWARARSRVREAVEKIAEGLVRLYAQREAAQGHAFAPDTPWQAELEESFPYDETPDQRSAIEAVKADMERPRPMDRLVCGDVGYGKTEVAIRAAFKAIMDRKQVVVLVPTTVLAAQHYRTFTERFAAFPVKVGLLSRLRSKAEQKETLKQLADGGIDLVIGTHRVLQRDVGFKNLGLVIVDEEQRFGVAHKERLKEMRRSVDVLTLSATPIPRTLHMSLVGVRDLSLIQTAPSNRMSVKTVVTPTSDALIASALQQELDRGGQVYFVHNRIESIYGIRDALQALAPRARIAIGHGQMDEHELEDVMIGFVNGDFDVLVSTTIIENGLDIPNVNTIVINNADHFGLAQLYQLRGRVGRSAHQAYAYFLYQPHRALSEAAQARLEAIREFSHLGSGLRLAMRDLEIRGAGNLLGHAQSGFIAAVGFDAYCQILEDAIGELRGQPHVPDEPPPVLDLRVSAYIPNEYVRGASQKIALYQRLAAARSLEALAGVADEMRDRYGPRPKEVDALIELARLRLLAAGKGVEKLSLEGRRLTLEVGRRFSLSESSLPALTSLTRGNFRFTQGAIVAQLPPHDSAGDGKLATVREILAAL; translated from the coding sequence GTGGCCGCCTCGCTGGGTCCCCTGATACCGCGCATCGTGAGCAACGCGTCCGACGCGCTAGCGCGCGCCGAGCAAGCGGTCGGGGCGCGCGCGGCCGTAGATGTGACCGAGACGACAGCCGCCGCTCGTCCGGCGCTCGCCGCGGCGCTCTGGCGTTCTCTCGGCGGCTGCCTCATCGTGTGGAGCGCGACGCCCGACGCCGCCGATCGCTTCGCCAACGACGCTTCCTTCTATCTCGAAGACGCGGGCGACGTCGTCCACGTGCTGCGGCCGCGCGATCGCGCAGTGGGCGGATTGTTCAACCCGACCGAGCGCAGCGCGCGCATCGAAACGCTGTCCGGGTTGGCTGCCGGGCGGCCCGGCATCTACTGCGTTTCGCACGCGAGCATCCGGCAGCCGCTTCCTTCGCCAGATCGCTGGCGCGACGCATCCTTTGCGATGCGAACCCGCGACGATTACGAATGGGAGCCGCTGCTCGCCCGCCTCGTCGAGCTCGGCTACGATCGCGTCGACATCGTCAGCGCGGTCGGCGAGTTCACCGTGCGAGGCGGCTTGATCGACGTGTTCGCGGCGACCGCCGACCGGCCGGTGCGCCTCGAGTTCTTCGGCGACGTGCTCGAGAGCATCCGCGAATTCTCGCTGTCGGACCAACGCTCGATCGATTCGATCGACGAGATCACAATCGCGCCCTGGAACGAGGATGCGCTCGCGAATGACGGCGCGTTCATCGGCGAGTATGCCCCATCCGCGCCCTTCATGGTCGACGACGCCGAGCTGATCGTCGCGATAGACCACGGCTTCGCGGCCGAACGCGACGACGGCACGATCGCGGCCGCGGACAGCGAAAGCCCGGAGACGCGCTCGGCCGCTTCGAAAGCCGGGGCGTCGGCGCCGGCGAGAGCCGAAGCCGCCGAGCCGGAGAGGGAGAATATCCTGAAGCTCTCCGGCGTCCCCGGCGCAGAAGCGGCCGGCGCGCCTCCGGAGCTTTCGCCGTTCGCGCTCGACGACATCGCCGCTCGCCTAACGAAGCGCGCGGTCGTGACCTTCGCGACGGCAGGTCCGCGCGTCACTCGCCAGGCCGACGTGACGGTTGCGCTGCCGTCGGTCCCAGCGCCGATCTTCAACCGCAGCATGGAGCGCTTCGTCACCGACGTGCGCGCACGCGTCGCGGCCGGCGAGCTGATCGCCATCGCATCGGTGGGCCACCGGCGCATCCGCGAAGTGCTCGACGAGCATGACGTCGCGGTCGCACCGCCGCCCAAATCGTGGAAGCGCGGCGACGGCGGCCGCGTCGTCATCGCGGAGGGCGCGATCGACGCGGGATTCGAGATGACCTCGCTCGGCGTGGTCGTGCTCGGCGACGCCGAGCTGTTCGGGCACGCGGCGCGCCGTCAGAAGATCAAAGCGGTCAAGGAAGGCGTGCCGATCACCGAGGCCGACCTGAAGGCCGGCGAGTACTTCGTGCACGCCAACCACGGCATCGGCCAGTATCTCGGGCTCGAGCACATCGTCGTCAACGAAGTCGGCCGCGACTTCATGGCGCTCAAGTACGCGGGCGCCGACCGGCTCTACGTGCCGGTCGAGATGATGCACCTGGTGCGGCGCTACGTCGCCGGCGACGGCTCGCCGCCCGCCCTATCGAAGATGGGCGGCTCGGATTGGGCGCGTGCGCGCTCGCGGGTGCGCGAAGCGGTCGAGAAGATCGCCGAAGGTCTGGTGCGCCTGTACGCGCAGCGCGAGGCCGCACAAGGCCACGCGTTCGCACCGGACACGCCGTGGCAGGCCGAACTGGAAGAGTCGTTCCCATACGATGAGACGCCCGACCAGCGCTCGGCGATCGAAGCGGTGAAAGCCGACATGGAGCGGCCGCGGCCGATGGACCGGCTCGTCTGCGGCGACGTCGGCTACGGCAAGACCGAAGTCGCGATCCGAGCTGCGTTCAAGGCGATCATGGATCGCAAGCAAGTGGTGGTGCTCGTGCCGACCACCGTGCTCGCGGCGCAGCACTACCGGACCTTCACCGAGCGCTTTGCCGCGTTCCCCGTGAAGGTCGGGCTGCTCTCGCGCCTTCGTTCGAAAGCCGAGCAGAAAGAGACGCTCAAGCAGCTCGCCGACGGCGGCATCGACCTGGTCATCGGCACGCACCGCGTGCTGCAGCGCGACGTCGGCTTCAAGAACCTCGGTCTGGTCATCGTCGACGAAGAGCAGCGCTTCGGGGTCGCGCACAAAGAGCGCCTCAAGGAGATGCGCCGCTCGGTCGACGTGCTGACCCTGTCGGCGACGCCGATCCCGCGCACGCTCCACATGTCGCTCGTCGGCGTGCGCGATCTCTCCTTGATCCAGACGGCGCCGAGCAACCGCATGTCGGTCAAGACGGTGGTCACGCCGACCAGCGACGCGCTCATCGCCTCCGCGCTGCAGCAAGAGCTCGACCGCGGCGGCCAGGTCTACTTCGTCCATAACCGCATCGAGTCGATCTACGGCATCCGCGATGCGCTGCAAGCGCTCGCGCCGCGCGCGCGCATCGCGATCGGCCACGGGCAGATGGACGAGCACGAGCTCGAGGACGTCATGATCGGGTTCGTCAACGGCGACTTCGACGTGCTCGTCTCGACGACGATCATCGAGAACGGGCTGGACATCCCGAACGTCAACACGATCGTCATCAACAACGCCGATCATTTCGGGCTGGCGCAGCTCTACCAGCTGCGCGGACGGGTGGGGCGCAGCGCCCACCAAGCCTACGCCTACTTCTTGTATCAACCGCACCGCGCGCTGTCGGAAGCGGCTCAAGCGCGGCTCGAAGCGATCCGCGAGTTCTCTCATCTCGGGTCGGGCCTGCGTCTGGCGATGCGCGATCTGGAGATCCGCGGCGCCGGCAACCTGCTCGGGCATGCCCAATCGGGCTTCATAGCAGCCGTCGGATTCGACGCCTATTGCCAGATCCTGGAAGACGCGATCGGCGAGCTGCGCGGCCAGCCACACGTGCCGGATGAGCCGCCGCCGGTGCTGGACCTGCGCGTGAGCGCCTACATCCCGAACGAATACGTGCGCGGCGCCAGCCAGAAGATCGCGCTGTACCAGCGCCTCGCCGCCGCCCGCTCGCTCGAGGCGCTCGCCGGCGTCGCCGACGAGATGCGCGATCGCTACGGCCCGCGGCCCAAGGAAGTCGACGCGCTCATCGAGCTCGCCCGCTTGCGTTTACTCGCTGCGGGGAAAGGAGTCGAAAAACTGTCGCTCGAAGGCCGACGATTGACGCTCGAAGTCGGGCGCCGTTTTTCGCTCTCCGAAAGTTCACTTCCGGCTCTGACGTCCCTCACTCGAGGAAACTTCCGTTTCACTCAGGGCGCGATTGTGGCTCAGCTTCCGCCGCACGATTCCGCCGGCGACGGCAAGCTTGCGACTGTGCGTGAGATTCTAGCGGCATTGTAA